A genomic segment from Streptomyces antibioticus encodes:
- a CDS encoding F0F1 ATP synthase subunit epsilon produces MAAELHVALVAADREVWSGEATLVVARTTSGDIGVMPGHQPLLGVLESGPVTIRTSDGGTVVAAVHGGFISFADNKLSLLAEIAELSDEIDVQRAERELERAKAEGDALAERRADVRLRAAATR; encoded by the coding sequence TTGGCTGCTGAGCTGCACGTCGCGCTGGTCGCGGCTGACCGAGAGGTCTGGTCCGGCGAGGCCACCCTGGTCGTCGCGCGCACCACGTCCGGCGACATCGGCGTCATGCCCGGTCACCAGCCGCTGCTCGGTGTGCTGGAGTCGGGCCCGGTGACCATCCGTACGAGTGATGGTGGAACGGTCGTCGCCGCGGTGCACGGCGGTTTCATCTCGTTCGCGGACAACAAGCTGTCGCTGCTGGCCGAGATCGCCGAGCTGTCGGACGAGATCGACGTCCAGCGCGCGGAGCGGGAGCTGGAGCGCGCGAAGGCCGAGGGCGACGCCCTCGCCGAGCGCCGCGCGGACGTACGACTGCGTGCGGCGGCGACGCGCTGA
- a CDS encoding F0F1 ATP synthase subunit delta — MNGASREALAAARERLDALTDSTSVDAAQLAGELAAVTALLDREVSLRRVLTDPAQAGEAKAELVQRLLAGQVSGTTADLVSGLVRSRWSQSRDLVDALEELANVADLTAAQQTGALDSVEDELFRFGRIVSSNTELRAALTDRKATASAKSELLRSLLGGRADAATERLVTRLVTAPRGRSLEAGLESLSKLAAERRDRVVAVVTSAVPLSDAQKRRLGAALAKLYGRQMHLNLDVDPEVLGGMRVQVGDEVINGSLADRIEDAARRMAS; from the coding sequence ATGAACGGAGCGAGCCGCGAGGCCCTGGCAGCCGCACGTGAGCGTCTCGACGCGCTGACGGACTCCACGTCCGTGGACGCCGCTCAGCTCGCGGGCGAGCTGGCGGCCGTCACCGCGCTGCTCGACCGCGAGGTGTCGCTGCGTCGGGTCCTCACCGACCCGGCGCAGGCCGGCGAGGCCAAGGCCGAGCTGGTCCAGCGCCTGCTCGCCGGGCAGGTCAGCGGCACCACCGCCGACCTGGTGTCCGGCCTGGTGCGTTCCCGCTGGTCGCAGTCGCGCGACCTGGTGGACGCCCTGGAGGAGCTGGCGAACGTCGCCGACCTCACCGCCGCGCAGCAGACCGGTGCGCTCGACAGCGTCGAGGACGAGCTGTTCCGCTTCGGGCGGATCGTCTCCTCCAACACCGAGCTGCGCGCCGCACTGACCGACCGGAAGGCCACCGCCTCGGCCAAGAGCGAGCTGCTGCGCAGCCTGCTCGGCGGCCGTGCCGACGCGGCCACCGAGCGTCTGGTGACGCGCCTTGTGACCGCGCCGCGAGGACGTAGCCTGGAAGCGGGACTCGAGTCCCTGTCCAAGCTGGCCGCCGAGCGCCGCGACCGGGTCGTGGCCGTGGTCACGTCGGCCGTGCCGCTGAGCGACGCGCAGAAGCGACGCCTGGGCGCCGCCCTGGCGAAGCTCTACGGGCGCCAGATGCACCTCAACCTCGACGTGGACCCCGAGGTCCTCGGCGGGATGCGGGTGCAGGTCGGCGACGAGGTGATCAACGGCTCCCTCGCGGACCGTATCGAGGACGCCGCCCGCCGCATGGCGAGCTAG
- a CDS encoding DUF2550 domain-containing protein — MVLALTVCGIVVALVVLGLFVFGLRRRLIQRSGGTFDCSLRWDVPEKPDASGKGWSYGVARYNGDRIEWYRVFSYAYRPRRVLERASIEVAGRRLPEGEEELALLSDAVILACAHQGTRLELAMSEDALTGFLAWLEAAPPGQRVNVA, encoded by the coding sequence ATGGTCCTCGCTCTGACTGTGTGCGGAATCGTCGTGGCCCTGGTGGTGCTCGGGCTGTTCGTCTTCGGTCTGCGCCGCAGACTCATCCAGCGCTCCGGTGGCACCTTCGACTGTTCCCTGCGCTGGGACGTACCCGAGAAACCGGACGCCAGCGGCAAGGGCTGGAGCTACGGCGTCGCCCGCTACAACGGCGACCGCATCGAGTGGTACCGCGTCTTCTCCTACGCCTACCGGCCCCGCAGGGTGCTGGAGCGGGCCTCGATCGAGGTGGCGGGCCGACGGCTCCCGGAGGGCGAGGAGGAACTGGCGCTGCTGTCCGACGCGGTGATCCTCGCCTGTGCCCATCAGGGCACCCGGCTCGAACTGGCGATGAGCGAAGACGCGCTGACCGGATTTCTCGCGTGGCTGGAAGCAGCCCCGCCCGGTCAGCGCGTCAACGTCGCTTAG
- the atpA gene encoding F0F1 ATP synthase subunit alpha, giving the protein MAELTIRPEEIRDALENFVQSYKPDAASREEVGTVTLAGDGIAKVEGLPSAMANELLKFEDGTLGLALNLEEREIGAIVLGEFSGIEEGQPVQRTGEVLSVAVGEGYLGRVVDPLGNPIDGLGEIETSGRRALELQAPGVMARKSVHEPMETGYKAVDAMTPVGRGQRQLIIGDRQTGKTALAVDTIINQRDNWRSGDVKKQVRCVYVAIGQKGSTIASVRGALEEAGALEYTTIVAAPASDPAGFKYLAPYTGSAIGQQWMYEGKHVLIIFDDLSKQADAYRAVSLLLRRPPGREAYPGDVFYLHSRLLERCAKLSDDLGAGSMTGLPIVETKANDVSAFIPTNVISITDGQCFLESDLFNAGQRPALNVGISVSRVGGSAQHKAMKQVSGRLRLDLAQYRELEAFAAFGSDLDAASKAQLERGQRLVELLKQPQYQPMPTEDQVVSVWAGTTGKMDDVPVADIRRFEKELLEYLHRKEQGLMTSIKEGGKMSDDTLTAVADAIAEFKKQFETADGKLLGEDAPSAAK; this is encoded by the coding sequence ATGGCGGAGCTCACGATCCGGCCGGAGGAGATCCGGGACGCGCTGGAGAACTTTGTCCAGTCGTACAAGCCGGACGCGGCCTCGCGCGAGGAGGTCGGTACGGTCACCCTTGCCGGCGACGGCATCGCGAAGGTCGAGGGCCTCCCCTCGGCCATGGCCAACGAACTGCTGAAGTTCGAGGACGGCACCCTCGGCCTCGCGCTCAACCTGGAAGAGCGCGAGATCGGCGCCATCGTCCTCGGTGAGTTCAGCGGCATCGAGGAGGGGCAGCCGGTGCAGCGCACCGGTGAGGTGCTCTCCGTGGCCGTCGGCGAGGGCTACCTCGGCCGCGTCGTCGACCCGCTCGGCAACCCGATCGACGGCCTCGGCGAGATCGAGACGTCCGGCCGCCGTGCCCTGGAGCTTCAGGCTCCGGGTGTCATGGCCCGTAAGTCGGTGCACGAGCCGATGGAGACCGGCTACAAGGCCGTCGACGCCATGACCCCGGTCGGCCGCGGTCAGCGTCAGCTCATCATCGGCGACCGCCAGACCGGCAAGACCGCGCTGGCCGTCGACACGATCATCAACCAGCGTGACAACTGGCGCTCCGGCGACGTGAAGAAGCAGGTCCGCTGCGTCTACGTCGCCATCGGCCAGAAGGGCTCGACCATCGCCTCCGTGCGGGGCGCCCTGGAAGAGGCCGGCGCGCTGGAGTACACGACCATCGTCGCCGCCCCGGCGTCCGACCCGGCCGGCTTCAAGTACCTGGCGCCGTACACCGGCTCGGCCATCGGCCAGCAGTGGATGTACGAGGGCAAGCACGTCCTGATCATCTTCGACGACCTGTCGAAGCAGGCCGACGCCTACCGCGCCGTGTCGCTGCTGCTGCGCCGCCCGCCGGGCCGTGAGGCCTACCCCGGTGACGTCTTCTACCTGCACTCCCGTCTGCTGGAGCGCTGCGCGAAGCTCTCCGACGACCTGGGCGCGGGCTCGATGACCGGTCTGCCGATCGTCGAGACGAAGGCCAACGACGTCTCGGCGTTCATCCCGACCAACGTCATCTCCATCACCGACGGCCAGTGCTTCCTGGAGTCGGACCTCTTCAACGCCGGTCAGCGCCCCGCGCTGAACGTCGGTATCTCCGTCTCCCGAGTCGGTGGTTCCGCGCAGCACAAGGCGATGAAGCAGGTCTCCGGCCGACTGCGCCTCGACCTCGCCCAGTACCGCGAGCTGGAGGCGTTCGCCGCCTTCGGTTCCGACCTGGACGCCGCGTCGAAGGCCCAGCTCGAGCGTGGTCAGCGTCTGGTCGAGCTGCTGAAGCAGCCGCAGTACCAGCCGATGCCGACCGAGGACCAGGTCGTCTCCGTGTGGGCCGGTACCACCGGCAAGATGGACGACGTCCCGGTGGCCGACATCCGCCGCTTCGAGAAGGAGCTCCTGGAGTACCTGCACCGCAAGGAGCAGGGCCTCATGACCTCCATCAAGGAGGGCGGCAAGATGTCGGACGACACCCTCACCGCCGTCGCCGACGCGATCGCCGAGTTCAAGAAGCAGTTCGAGACCGCGGACGGCAAGCTTCTCGGCGAGGACGCCCCGTCCGCCGCCAAGTGA
- a CDS encoding F0F1 ATP synthase subunit B: MSQLLILAAEETENPLVPPIPELVIGLLAFVIVFGFLAWKLLPTINKVLEERREAIEGGIEKAEAAQTEAQSVLEQYKAQLAEARHEAARLRQEAQEQGATLIAEMRAEGQRQREEIVAAGHTQIEADRKAAASALRQDVGKLATELAGKLVGESLEDHARQSRVIDRFLDELEEKAEASR, encoded by the coding sequence ATGAGCCAGCTGCTCATTCTGGCGGCCGAGGAGACGGAAAACCCCCTCGTCCCGCCGATCCCTGAGCTTGTCATCGGCCTGCTCGCCTTCGTCATCGTCTTCGGCTTCCTCGCCTGGAAGCTCCTCCCGACCATCAACAAGGTTCTGGAAGAGCGTCGCGAGGCCATCGAGGGCGGTATCGAGAAGGCCGAGGCCGCTCAGACCGAGGCACAGAGCGTGCTCGAGCAGTACAAGGCTCAGCTCGCCGAGGCCCGGCACGAGGCCGCTCGTCTGCGCCAGGAGGCGCAGGAGCAGGGTGCGACGCTCATCGCCGAGATGCGCGCCGAGGGCCAGCGGCAGCGCGAGGAGATCGTCGCCGCCGGTCACACCCAGATCGAGGCCGACCGCAAGGCCGCCGCGTCCGCGCTGCGCCAGGACGTCGGCAAGCTCGCCACCGAACTGGCCGGCAAGCTCGTCGGCGAGTCCCTCGAGGACCACGCCCGCCAGAGCCGCGTCATCGACCGCTTCCTCGACGAGCTCGAGGAGAAGGCCGAGGCGTCGCGATGA
- the atpB gene encoding F0F1 ATP synthase subunit A, with translation MSADPTQVLAFETDCHIFDGCGFPAPGLHSFLFEPIWGDGDSNLYFNKTMLLALLGSVIVVGFFWAAFRKPKVVPGKLQMVAEAGYDFIRRGVVYETIGKKEGEKYVPLIVSLFFFVWMMNLWSIIPLAQFPVTAIIAYPAVLALIVYVLWVSLTFKRHGFVGFFKNVTGYDKSLGAVLPLAMLIEFFSNLLVRPFTHAVRLFANMFAGHTLLLLFTIASWYLLNGIGIAYAGVSFIMTIVMTAFELFIQALQAYVFVLLTCTYIQGALAEHH, from the coding sequence GTGAGTGCTGACCCGACGCAGGTGCTCGCCTTCGAGACCGACTGCCACATCTTCGACGGCTGTGGTTTTCCGGCCCCCGGCCTGCACTCGTTCCTGTTCGAACCCATCTGGGGTGACGGGGACAGCAACTTGTACTTCAACAAGACCATGCTGCTCGCCCTGCTCGGTTCGGTCATCGTCGTCGGCTTCTTCTGGGCCGCCTTCCGCAAGCCGAAGGTCGTGCCCGGCAAGCTCCAGATGGTCGCCGAGGCGGGTTACGACTTCATCCGGCGCGGTGTCGTGTACGAGACCATCGGCAAGAAGGAGGGCGAGAAGTACGTTCCGCTGATCGTCTCGCTGTTCTTCTTCGTCTGGATGATGAACCTCTGGTCGATCATCCCGCTCGCCCAGTTCCCGGTGACGGCGATCATCGCGTACCCCGCCGTACTCGCCCTGATCGTCTACGTCCTGTGGGTCTCGCTGACCTTCAAGCGTCACGGCTTCGTCGGGTTCTTCAAGAACGTCACCGGTTACGACAAGTCGCTCGGTGCGGTGCTGCCGCTCGCGATGCTCATCGAGTTCTTCTCGAACCTGCTGGTGCGCCCCTTCACGCACGCGGTGCGACTCTTCGCGAACATGTTCGCCGGTCACACCCTGCTGCTGCTCTTCACGATCGCGAGCTGGTACCTGCTGAACGGCATCGGCATCGCCTACGCCGGCGTCAGCTTCATCATGACGATCGTGATGACGGCCTTCGAGCTGTTCATCCAGGCGCTGCAGGCGTACGTGTTCGTGCTCCTGACGTGCACCTACATCCAGGGCGCCCTGGCCGAGCACCACTGA
- the atpD gene encoding F0F1 ATP synthase subunit beta: MTTTVETAVATGRVARVIGPVVDVEFPVDAMPEIYNALHVEVADPAQDGAKKTLTLEVAQHLGDGLVRTISMQPTDGLVRQAPVTDTGTGITVPVGDFTKGKVFNTLGEVLNVDEKYTGERWSIHRKAPNFDELESKTEMFETGVKVIDLLTPYVKGGKIGLFGGAGVGKTVLIQEMIYRVANNHDGVSVFAGVGERTREGNDLIEEMAESGVIDKTALVFGQMDEPPGTRLRVALAGLTMAEYFRDVQKQDVLFFIDNIFRFTQAGSEVSTLLGRMPSAVGYQPNLADEMGLLQERITSTRGHSITSMQAIYVPADDLTDPAPATTFAHLDATTVLSRPISEKGIYPAVDPLDSTSRILDPRYIAADHYNTAMRVKTVLQKYKDLQDIIAILGIDELGEEDKLTVHRARRVERFLSQNTHVAKQFTGVDGSDVPLDESIAAFNAIIDGEYDHFPEQAFFLCGGIEDLKANAKELGVS, encoded by the coding sequence ATGACGACGACAGTTGAGACGGCCGTTGCCACGGGCCGCGTCGCCCGGGTCATCGGCCCGGTCGTCGACGTGGAATTCCCCGTCGACGCCATGCCGGAGATCTACAACGCCCTTCACGTCGAGGTGGCCGACCCGGCCCAGGACGGCGCGAAGAAGACGCTGACCCTGGAGGTCGCCCAGCACCTGGGTGACGGCCTGGTCCGCACCATCTCCATGCAGCCCACCGACGGTCTGGTCCGCCAGGCCCCGGTCACCGACACCGGCACGGGCATCACCGTCCCGGTCGGCGACTTCACCAAGGGCAAGGTGTTCAACACCCTCGGTGAGGTGCTGAACGTCGACGAGAAGTACACGGGCGAGCGCTGGTCCATCCACCGCAAGGCCCCGAACTTCGACGAGCTCGAGTCGAAGACCGAGATGTTCGAGACCGGCGTCAAGGTCATCGACCTGCTGACCCCGTACGTCAAGGGCGGCAAGATCGGTCTGTTCGGTGGTGCCGGCGTCGGCAAGACGGTGCTCATCCAGGAGATGATCTACCGCGTCGCCAACAACCACGACGGTGTCTCCGTGTTCGCCGGTGTCGGTGAGCGCACCCGTGAGGGCAACGACCTCATCGAGGAGATGGCCGAGTCGGGCGTCATCGACAAGACCGCCCTGGTCTTCGGTCAGATGGACGAGCCCCCGGGCACCCGTCTGCGCGTGGCCCTGGCCGGTCTGACCATGGCGGAGTACTTCCGCGATGTGCAGAAGCAGGACGTGCTGTTCTTCATCGACAACATCTTCCGCTTCACGCAGGCCGGTTCCGAGGTCTCGACCCTGCTCGGCCGGATGCCCTCCGCGGTGGGTTACCAGCCGAACCTGGCCGACGAGATGGGTCTCCTCCAGGAGCGCATCACCTCGACCCGTGGTCACTCGATCACCTCGATGCAGGCGATCTACGTCCCCGCGGACGACCTGACCGACCCGGCCCCGGCCACCACCTTCGCCCACCTCGACGCGACGACGGTGCTCTCCCGTCCGATCTCCGAGAAGGGCATCTACCCGGCCGTGGACCCGCTGGACTCCACGTCCCGGATCCTGGACCCCCGCTACATCGCGGCGGACCACTACAACACCGCGATGCGCGTCAAGACGGTCCTCCAGAAGTACAAGGACCTTCAGGACATCATCGCGATCCTCGGTATCGACGAGCTGGGCGAGGAGGACAAGCTCACCGTCCACCGTGCCCGTCGCGTCGAGCGCTTCCTGTCCCAGAACACCCACGTCGCCAAGCAGTTCACCGGCGTCGACGGGTCGGACGTCCCGCTGGACGAGTCGATCGCCGCGTTCAACGCGATCATCGACGGCGAGTACGACCACTTCCCGGAGCAGGCGTTCTTCCTGTGCGGTGGCATCGAGGACCTGAAGGCCAACGCCAAGGAGCTGGGCGTCTCCTGA
- the atpE gene encoding ATP synthase F0 subunit C yields the protein MSQTLAAVTGSLGSIGYGLAAIGPGVGVGIIFGNGTQALARQPEAAGLIRANQILGFAFCEALALIGLVMPFVYGK from the coding sequence ATGTCCCAGACCCTTGCCGCTGTCACCGGCTCGCTCGGCTCCATCGGTTACGGCCTCGCTGCCATCGGCCCCGGCGTCGGCGTCGGCATCATCTTCGGTAACGGCACGCAGGCTCTCGCCCGCCAGCCCGAGGCGGCCGGCCTGATCCGCGCCAACCAGATCCTGGGCTTCGCCTTCTGTGAGGCGCTCGCCCTGATCGGTCTGGTCATGCCGTTCGTCTACGGCAAGTGA
- a CDS encoding F0F1 ATP synthase subunit gamma, producing the protein MGAQLRVYKRRIRSVTATKKITKAMEMIAASRVVKAQRKVAASTPYAAELTRAVTAVGTGSNTQHPLTTQADTVVRSAVLLLTSDRGLAGAFNANAIKAAEQLTERLESEGKQVDTYIVGRRGLAHYNFRERKVAESWSGFTDEPTYADAKKVAAPLIEAIEKDTADGGVDEIHIVFTEFVSMMTQSALDDRLLPLSLDEVAEESATKGEILPLFDFEPSAEDVLDALLPRYVESRVYNALLQSAASKHAATRRAMKSATDNAGELIETLSRLANAARQAEITQEISEIVGGSAALADATAGSDR; encoded by the coding sequence ATGGGAGCCCAGCTCCGGGTCTACAAGCGTCGCATCCGATCCGTCACCGCGACCAAGAAGATCACCAAGGCGATGGAGATGATCGCCGCCTCGCGTGTCGTCAAGGCGCAGCGCAAGGTGGCGGCCTCCACGCCCTACGCGGCCGAGCTGACGCGCGCGGTCACGGCGGTCGGCACCGGCTCGAACACGCAGCACCCGCTGACCACGCAGGCCGACACGGTCGTGCGGTCCGCGGTGCTGCTGCTGACCAGCGACCGCGGTCTCGCCGGCGCCTTCAACGCCAACGCCATCAAGGCCGCGGAGCAGTTGACGGAGCGCCTCGAGTCCGAGGGCAAGCAGGTCGACACGTACATCGTCGGCCGGCGTGGTCTCGCGCACTACAACTTCCGTGAGCGCAAGGTCGCGGAGTCGTGGTCGGGCTTCACGGACGAGCCGACGTACGCGGACGCCAAGAAGGTCGCGGCCCCGCTGATCGAGGCCATCGAGAAGGACACGGCGGACGGCGGCGTGGACGAGATCCACATCGTCTTCACCGAGTTCGTGTCGATGATGACGCAGTCGGCGCTCGACGACCGTCTGCTGCCGCTCAGCCTCGACGAGGTGGCGGAGGAGTCGGCGACGAAGGGCGAGATCCTTCCGCTGTTCGACTTCGAGCCCTCGGCGGAGGACGTCCTCGACGCGCTTCTGCCGCGCTATGTGGAGAGCCGCGTGTACAACGCGCTTCTCCAGTCGGCAGCCTCGAAGCACGCCGCCACGCGGCGCGCGATGAAGTCGGCGACCGACAACGCCGGAGAGCTGATCGAGACGCTCTCCCGCCTTGCCAACGCGGCCCGCCAGGCCGAAATCACCCAGGAAATCAGCGAGATCGTCGGTGGCTCCGCAGCCCTGGCCGACGCGACCGCGGGGAGTGACAGGTAA
- a CDS encoding response regulator gives MSRTVRVLVAEDQSAVRAGLVLILRSAPDIEVVGEAADGERAVELARELRPDLVLMDVQMPRLDGVAATRKVVAENLADVLVLTTFDLDEYVFGALRAGAAGFLLKNTEARDLITAVRTVAAGEGLIAPAVTRRLIAEFAAGPVREPAADPAVLDALTRREREVLSCLGEGLSNAGIAERLDMAEATVKTHVSRLLGKLELRSRVQAAVLAQELGI, from the coding sequence ATGAGCCGGACCGTCCGCGTCCTGGTCGCCGAGGACCAGTCCGCCGTGCGCGCGGGGCTGGTGCTGATCCTGCGCAGCGCGCCCGACATCGAGGTGGTCGGGGAGGCCGCGGACGGTGAGCGGGCGGTGGAACTGGCCCGGGAACTGCGGCCGGACCTGGTGCTGATGGATGTGCAGATGCCGCGCCTCGACGGGGTGGCGGCGACCCGGAAGGTGGTCGCGGAGAACCTCGCCGACGTGCTGGTGCTGACCACCTTCGACCTCGACGAGTACGTGTTCGGGGCGCTGCGGGCCGGGGCCGCCGGTTTCCTGCTGAAGAACACCGAGGCACGGGATCTGATCACGGCGGTGCGGACCGTGGCCGCCGGTGAGGGGCTGATCGCCCCGGCCGTCACCCGGCGGCTGATCGCGGAGTTCGCGGCGGGCCCGGTGCGCGAGCCGGCCGCCGATCCGGCGGTCCTCGACGCCCTCACCCGGCGCGAGCGCGAGGTGCTGTCCTGCCTCGGGGAGGGGCTGTCCAACGCGGGCATCGCCGAGCGGCTCGACATGGCGGAGGCGACGGTGAAGACCCATGTCAGCAGGCTGCTGGGGAAGCTGGAACTGCGCAGCCGGGTGCAAGCGGCGGTGCTCGCACAGGAGTTGGGAATCTAG
- a CDS encoding glycoside hydrolase family 18 chitinase: MRFRHRAAAGFATLLLPLAGLVGLASPAQAATSATATYTKASDWGTGFEGKWTVKNTGTTSLSSWTVEWDFPSGTSVTSAWDADVTSSGTHWTAKNKSWNGTLAPGASVSFGFNGAGSGSPSNCKLNGGGCDGTTVPGDSAPSAPGTPTASDITNTSVKLSWSAATDDKGIKNYDVLRDGTKVATVTTTSYTNTGLTAGTTYSYSVQARDTADQTGPVSGAVSVRTTGGTTDPPPTGDKVKLGYFTEWGVYGRNYHVKNLVTSGSASKITHINYAFGNVKNGQCVVDDTYAAYDKAYTADQSVSGTADTWDQPLRGNFNQLRQLKAKYPHIKVLYSFGGWTYSGGFAQAAANPTAFAKSCKAVVEDPRWADVFDGIDIDWEYPNACGLTCDSSGPAAFKNLSQALRTEFGSNYLVTAAITADGSNGGKIDAADYGGASAYLDWYNVMTYDYFGAFNAQGPTAPHSPLTSYSGIPQAGFNSADAIAKLKSKGVPSAKLLLGIGFYGRGWTGVTQAAPGGSATGAAPGTYEPGIEDYKVLKSSCPATGTIAGTAYAYCGNNWWSYDTPATIAGKMTWAKNQGLGGAFFWEFSGDTGNGELVTAINNGLA; encoded by the coding sequence ATGCGCTTCAGACACAGAGCCGCGGCAGGATTCGCGACCCTGTTGCTCCCGCTGGCCGGTCTCGTCGGCCTCGCGAGCCCCGCCCAGGCCGCCACCTCCGCCACCGCCACCTACACCAAGGCGTCGGACTGGGGCACGGGCTTCGAGGGCAAGTGGACGGTGAAGAACACCGGCACCACCTCCCTCAGCTCCTGGACCGTCGAATGGGACTTCCCCTCCGGCACGTCCGTCACCTCCGCCTGGGACGCCGACGTCACGTCCTCCGGCACCCACTGGACCGCCAAGAACAAGTCCTGGAACGGCACGCTGGCCCCCGGCGCCTCCGTCTCCTTCGGCTTCAACGGCGCGGGCAGCGGCTCCCCGTCCAACTGCAAGCTCAACGGCGGCGGTTGCGACGGCACCACGGTGCCCGGCGACTCCGCCCCCTCCGCTCCGGGCACCCCCACCGCCTCGGACATCACCAACACCTCGGTGAAGCTCTCCTGGAGCGCCGCCACCGACGACAAGGGCATCAAGAACTACGACGTGCTGCGCGACGGCACCAAGGTCGCCACCGTGACGACCACGTCGTACACCAACACCGGGCTGACCGCCGGGACCACCTACTCCTACTCGGTCCAGGCCCGCGACACCGCCGACCAGACCGGTCCGGTCAGCGGCGCGGTCTCGGTGCGCACCACCGGCGGCACCACCGACCCGCCGCCCACCGGCGACAAGGTCAAGCTCGGCTACTTCACCGAGTGGGGCGTCTACGGCCGCAACTACCACGTCAAGAACCTGGTGACCTCCGGCTCCGCGTCGAAGATCACCCACATCAACTACGCCTTCGGCAACGTCAAGAACGGCCAGTGCGTCGTCGACGACACCTACGCCGCCTACGACAAGGCGTACACCGCCGACCAGTCCGTCAGCGGCACCGCCGACACCTGGGACCAGCCGCTGCGCGGCAACTTCAACCAGCTCCGCCAGCTCAAGGCCAAGTACCCGCACATCAAGGTGCTCTACTCCTTCGGCGGCTGGACCTACTCCGGCGGCTTCGCCCAGGCGGCGGCCAACCCGACCGCCTTCGCGAAGTCCTGCAAGGCCGTCGTGGAGGACCCCCGCTGGGCCGATGTCTTCGACGGCATCGACATCGACTGGGAGTACCCGAACGCCTGCGGTCTGACCTGTGACAGCAGCGGCCCGGCCGCGTTCAAGAACCTGTCCCAGGCGCTGCGCACCGAGTTCGGCTCCAACTACCTGGTCACCGCGGCCATCACCGCCGACGGCTCCAACGGCGGCAAGATCGACGCGGCCGACTACGGCGGCGCCTCCGCGTACCTCGACTGGTACAACGTGATGACGTACGACTACTTCGGCGCCTTCAACGCGCAGGGCCCCACCGCCCCGCACTCGCCGCTGACCTCGTACTCCGGCATCCCGCAGGCGGGCTTCAACTCCGCCGACGCGATCGCCAAGCTCAAGTCCAAGGGCGTTCCGTCCGCCAAGCTCCTGCTCGGCATCGGCTTCTACGGCCGCGGCTGGACCGGAGTCACCCAGGCCGCCCCCGGCGGCTCGGCGACCGGCGCGGCCCCGGGCACCTACGAGCCGGGCATCGAGGACTACAAGGTCCTCAAGTCGTCCTGCCCCGCCACCGGCACCATCGCGGGCACGGCGTACGCCTACTGCGGCAACAACTGGTGGTCCTACGACACTCCCGCCACCATCGCCGGCAAGATGACCTGGGCCAAGAACCAGGGCCTCGGCGGCGCGTTCTTCTGGGAGTTCAGCGGTGACACCGGAAACGGTGAGCTGGTGACGGCCATCAACAACGGCCTCGCGTAA